Part of the Pacificitalea manganoxidans genome is shown below.
GGACGATCAGCACGATGAACCCCAGCAGCACCAGCCCCTTGGCGGGCCAGAGGATCAGCCCCCCCGCATTGGACGAGCTTTCCCCGCTGGCCAGCGAGCGCATGAAGAACGGCCAGCTGAGCCATGTCATCAACAGCACGAAGGGCGCCAGAAACAGCACATGACAGATCAGATCGATCCAGGCCCGCGTGCGGGCGCGCAGATGGGCGGTCACCACATCGATCCGCACATGCGCATTGCGCTGCAACGCCCATGCGGCGCAGAGCATGAACACCGCGCCGAACAGATACCATTGCAGTTCCAGCCATGAATTGGACGACATGTTGAACGCCTTGCGGATCACCGCGTTGCCGGCGCTGACAAGCACCGCAACCAGGATCAGCCAGGCCGCCGCCTGTCCCACCACGCGGGTCACCGCATCAATGCCCCGCGAGAGGGCTAATAAAGCTCGCATTCGTCATCCTCCGGGGTCCAGCGACGGGCTTGCATGAAACAGCGGCGCGCCTTGCAAGACAGGACGCCGGGTGCCGGTTTCCCTCTAGCACAGCCCATGTCAGGGAGCGAGGCCCGCAACGCGCCCCAAATGCCCGAATGACGCCGCGACGCAGGGGCCCTTGGCGGGGCTTTCAAGATGCCGTCGGAGGGGGGCGCGAGGCACCGGCGGAGGACAACATTAACCATTTTTTTACATAACTTCACTTATCGCCGATTTTCGCGCGCCCCTCCCGGCCCGCATCCCGCGCGCGCGCATTGCCACATCCGCCTGCGGCCCCCATATCCCAGCGACACGACCACACCGGCCCGGGGAAAGCGCCATGGGATATTTCAAGACAGCCATGCTGATGGCCGCGATGACCGCGCTTTTCATGGGGCTGGGCTATCTGCTGGGCGGCAGCGGCGGCATGGTGATCGCGCTGGTCATGGCTGCGGCGATGAACGTGTTCACCTGGTGGAATTCCGACCGCATGGTGCTGCGCATGCATCAGGCCCGGCCCGTGACGGCGGGCGATCGCTCCGGCCTGACCGAAATGGTC
Proteins encoded:
- a CDS encoding TRAP transporter small permease subunit, yielding MRALLALSRGIDAVTRVVGQAAAWLILVAVLVSAGNAVIRKAFNMSSNSWLELQWYLFGAVFMLCAAWALQRNAHVRIDVVTAHLRARTRAWIDLICHVLFLAPFVLLMTWLSWPFFMRSLASGESSSNAGGLILWPAKGLVLLGFIVLIVQTVSEIIKRVAHLTGHLPMPAADTGHTGGAAAADGEIAHNA